In one Streptomyces sp. NBC_01288 genomic region, the following are encoded:
- a CDS encoding TetR/AcrR family transcriptional regulator gives MTGRLKAPTGRYGGKSAEQRQAERRGRFLDAALQLFGDTPGYRATTVAALSEAAGLSTRQFYEEFRSLEDVLAALHLQVNDWAEEAVLIALKSAEGLPLAERSTAIFHAYAANVTVDPRRIRITFVEIIGVSARLEEQRLARRARWINLICAEARAAAQRGEAARRDYRIAAAAFIGSVNGLLHDWSAGWVDATLDEVVEELVRQLLGIMQPPGWKR, from the coding sequence GTGACGGGCAGGCTCAAGGCGCCGACGGGTCGCTACGGAGGCAAGTCCGCCGAGCAGCGGCAGGCCGAGCGGCGCGGACGCTTCCTGGACGCCGCGCTCCAGCTGTTCGGCGACACCCCCGGCTACCGCGCCACGACCGTCGCCGCCCTCAGCGAGGCCGCGGGACTGTCCACCCGGCAGTTCTACGAGGAGTTCCGCAGCCTGGAGGACGTCCTGGCCGCCCTCCACCTCCAGGTCAACGACTGGGCCGAGGAAGCCGTCCTGATCGCGCTGAAATCCGCGGAGGGCCTGCCGCTCGCCGAGCGGTCCACCGCGATCTTCCATGCCTACGCCGCGAACGTCACCGTGGATCCGCGCCGTATCCGCATCACCTTCGTCGAGATCATCGGCGTCAGCGCCCGGCTGGAGGAACAGCGGCTGGCCCGCCGAGCCCGCTGGATCAACCTCATCTGCGCCGAGGCGCGGGCCGCCGCCCAGCGCGGGGAGGCGGCGCGGCGCGACTACCGGATCGCCGCCGCGGCCTTCATCGGCAGCGTCAACGGCCTGCTCCACGACTGGAGCGCGGGCTGGGTGGACGCCACGCTCGACGAGGTCGTCGAGGAACTGGTCCGACAGCTCCTCGGGATCATGCAGCCGCCCGGCTGGAAGCGCTAA